In the genome of Neodiprion fabricii isolate iyNeoFabr1 chromosome 4, iyNeoFabr1.1, whole genome shotgun sequence, the window tattttgcaGCAAGCTGGAACAGCGAATGAGAATATAGCAAAGCTGATCTTCATGGAGTTGAATAACGCTTGGAGTACGTTTGAAAATGACGCTGCGCAACAAAATCTGTTTAGTTAATTATAGCAATTGATAttaattgttaataattaGTCCGTATCTTCTTCAACTACGATACTTTAATAATCAACTAGATTAATGATATTCTGCTACTTGTAAGATATTCTCGTCTTTATTGCATTCCGATATCGTAGTCTTACAATTAATCGTAATGTATAACAGCGAATCACAAGAAAATATCTACTCAAACATACATTGCCTAAGCGACTTCATTATTCGAATCCTGAATAATGATAAGAGATGTAATTCCTGACTAAAAGAAGAGACAAGATGAAACTATTACGTAACGTGTATATATGACAGTGTAAATTAAACTTAAATCCAAATGTAAACATACTAGGTCGATCTCCCTcctcgttttctttttataaattgaCCATCACTGGTTTAGATATAATTGGGGTTGAATTTTCCCCACTTTGTATGATGTACATGCAACTGGAagtgcatatatgtatatatatgtgtatatacacataggtatgcatgtatacgtgTGAAGTGGATCGCACAAGTAGTGGTGAATATTTGTGCGCTAGTGGTGTGTGGAATAAGGGTGGAAATCTGTAAAGGGAGGGGCTGGCCAAAAATGGCTGTCACACACAGAGTAAGACGTCTAAAAGAAGACAATTGACTGACCACAGTCTTCCAGCTGAAGAAATGGACACAATAGTAACAGTATATTAACAGTAACAGTGAGccaatcaataattaatatgttaTTGTTGAGAGGCAATCCCAGTGCTTTGTTGAGACCACCCCCAGATCTGGCATCACTGAACTGTGCTCAAAGGTAGATTTACTAAAATAGTGAAATCCAAATGTAAAatagtacatttttttttacaaggaATTGCGTGTTCCGTTAACACACCAAGAGAATGTTAAACCCAATAATCTTTTGTACGGCTAAACAAAAGCCTCGTGATATTGACGTCAGTTGGATAGACTAGAGGGAATAAAAAAGGCAACACAGCGACGTCGCAAACAAGAAAAGATGCATCCCTCCTCTTCGaggattttctttcttcttttattcgCTGCTTTTGGCAACAGGCATGTTGCATGCACACCAGATGCTGAAAAATTGGGGAGTGGCAATAAAGTAAGACTCAGGGCACCGTATTTACCATGGAGGCTGGTCATTTGCCTTACGCAACCCCAGAACCCTTTGAAAATGGATATTCAAAAGATATGGGAAGATGCGAGGCTGGAATCAACGCAAGGCAAAATGGAAGTTTCTTACGTCGAAGCAACAGCACCTACAACAACCGATTCTCTTTCATACCCATTGGCGCTTTTGGATAAGTTCTGCACAGCTGTCGAGGGTGGCCGAACAATTTTGAGCATAGTCATCGGAGGAGGACCTGCAGCCAGATTTCTCATCACAACTGcaacatttttaaatgttcCAACACTATGGCTACCGTCCTCACATCGAGACTTTCTCCGTCAGGTTTGTACATACAATTAAGAATCAtgttatcaaaattaagaTCCTACATTTTGACCATTGCTGTTAATTGCTGAATAATTAGTAAGtctcatttattttatataatcatttttagttaaaaattaaaataaactgaaaaataatgtattcgCACATTGCTTTTGATAATCAAATGATTTCGTTAcagggaaagaaagagaaattcgAAAGTCGATTAGGTACTGGGGCAGAGGAAATGGGTGCAGCGGCAGCAGCCTTAATGCATAAAGCAAACTGGCATGCATTCACGCTTTTAATTGACGTAACATTGCTTCCAATAAATCAGCTACTTTTGGCTGATTTGTCCATTTTGACACCAAGATCTGTGATTCATCTTCCAGCTGATGATCAAACTTTACGTAAAAGACTTCGCCGCGTTGCGGAGGGTGGAAGTACTGGAGGTGTTCTTGTAATGGCTTGTGATTTGAGTACTGCACGCCGAATTATTGCTGCAGGTAACAAATACGGGATGCTTGCAGGAAGGTTCTTATGGCTCTGGTTGGACCTTAAAATGGAATTGAAACCTAATGAACCAAGTTTACCTATTTCAAGTAGTACACACAATGCACGCTCTACAGTGAAATTGAATACCGATGACATAAAGCACATCGATATCCACACAAATTTTAGATTAGAAGATGATATTCATTTGCATACGCTGCCAAACTTGGCCAATGACGTACATCGACTGCAAGAATTTAGATGGAAAGAAGATCTACATCTTACAAGTCGAGCTGAAAGAAGTATTAAAATGAAGGAACACGAAGACACGAAAGCCGACGATAAagaattgaattcaaagatGGTGATGCCTATAGGAATGCTTGTACTGAGGTCTGGTagtatgaaaataaacagCGGTGATATAACGCTGACAAGAATGTTGAGGGACACTTCAGAGGCATTGGAccaaacaatttttgaaactcgGCCAAAATTGGCACGCCTCCGAGATGCTCAATGGAAAGACTACTTCGTTCCCTCATGCTTTGCCCGTCCagatgcaaaatttttatccaacgaggagagagaaaacgtTTCACAGCTGCTAACGAGTAGACTAAGGAAATTCACACGACAACTTTCTAGGGACAAATCAGAATTTCATCTTTTGAACTTGCAGCCTATAACTGTCCCTGGTAATAAGACTCAATTGAAATGGACCAAGGTAGGCACAATCaaaggaggaggaagagatGTTCGACTTGAAACGATAATCTGGCCTGGTGGAGGAATTATACCTGCCTACCTTGATCAGATGGGAGCCGGAGATGGGATTCCAGCATATCGCATCGTGACTGCACTCTCCCCGCCTTTTGTAATGGCGACAAGTTTACAAGAAGGTCTATGCCTAAGAGGTATAGCTTGCCGCCAAGGTGACGAGACCGTATGTTGTTACGGACTTAGTATGGATCTATTATCTCTCATTGCCCGGGAACTTAGATTCCGCTTTGAGTTGTACGTTGCACAAGACGGTTTGTTTGGCAGGCGAATTGGAATAAGTGGTAAATGGAATGGAATTGTGGGTGAGCTCACATCTGGCAAAGCTCAGTTGGCATTTGCACCCCTCAGTGTTTCGGCGAGAAGAGCTGAGGTGGTAGATTTTACTACTCCCTACTTCTTCAGTGGGGTCAGTTTCCTTGCTGCGCCACAACGTAAATCTGAAATACCGTTGCTGGCATTTTTACTGCCCTTTAGTACAGAACTATGGATAGCAGTTTTTACTTCCCTCAATATCACTGCAATGGCAGTGGCAGTTTATGAGTGGTTCAGCCCTTTTGGGCTCAATCCGTGGGGCCGACAACGCAGCAAAAACTTTTCCATAGCTTCTGCCTTGTGGGTAATGTGGGGTCTTCTTTGTGGACACCTTGTTGCATTCAAAGCTCCAAAATCATGgccaaacaaatttttaatcaatgtTTGGGGAGGATTTTCTGTTATATTCGTTGCTTCGTACACAGCTAACATTGCGGCACTCATCGCAGGTCTGTTCTTTCATTCGGCTGTGAGCAACTACCATGACCGCAGTGTGAGTAGCGGAATGTATGCAGAGCACTTGGCAGGttccaatttttgaaatttcatgacCTGTCACTATCTCTGATTACAGTTACTGTCGCAAAGAGTAGGAGCTCCCAAAGCATCGGCAGCAGAATATTACGTACAGCGTGCCAATCGCCAATTATGGTCACACATGTCTCGGTATTCGTTAGCCAATGTTGAGGAAGGAGTAGAAAAACTGAGGAACGGTACATTGGATATTCTTATAGCGGATACACCAATCTTGGATTATTATCGAGCTACTGATAATGGTTGcatattgcaaaaaattggGGATACTATTAACGAGGACACCTACGCGGTGGCACTAGCTAAAGGCCATCCCTTAAAGGAGAGTATTTCTAGAGCCATAGCCAATTACACTAGCAACGGTCTACTTGACATTTTACAGGAGAAGTGGTACGGAGGTTTGCCCTGCATTCGCGGACGAGAAGGAATGGATACTGGGCTTGACCCTGAAACTGGAGGGCAACCCCGACCACTCGGCGTAGCATCCGTTGCGGGAGTCTTTTGTCTCCTTGGGCTAGGAGTTGTTCTTGGTGCTGTAATATTAGCCGGAGAACACCTGTTTTATAGATATACCTTGCCCAGACTAAGGCACAGACCACGAAGCTCTATTTGGCGGAGCAGGAACGTAATGTTCTTTTCCCAAAAGTTATATAGATTTATCAACTGCGTTGAATTAGTATCGCCTCACCATGCTGCAAGAGAATTAGTACATACTCTGAGACAAGGACAAATTACTTCTCTCTTCCAAAAAAGTGTAAAGCGGGtgagtatttctttttttgaatcCTTATGATAATTGGGCAATGTACAAGGTTCCCATGTTCCAGAAGGAACAC includes:
- the LOC124181596 gene encoding uncharacterized protein LOC124181596 isoform X1 produces the protein MHPSSSRIFFLLLFAAFGNRHVACTPDAEKLGSGNKVRLRAPYLPWRLVICLTQPQNPLKMDIQKIWEDARLESTQGKMEVSYVEATAPTTTDSLSYPLALLDKFCTAVEGGRTILSIVIGGGPAARFLITTATFLNVPTLWLPSSHRDFLRQGKKEKFESRLGTGAEEMGAAAAALMHKANWHAFTLLIDVTLLPINQLLLADLSILTPRSVIHLPADDQTLRKRLRRVAEGGSTGGVLVMACDLSTARRIIAAGNKYGMLAGRFLWLWLDLKMELKPNEPSLPISSSTHNARSTVKLNTDDIKHIDIHTNFRLEDDIHLHTLPNLANDVHRLQEFRWKEDLHLTSRAERSIKMKEHEDTKADDKELNSKMVMPIGMLVLRSGSMKINSGDITLTRMLRDTSEALDQTIFETRPKLARLRDAQWKDYFVPSCFARPDAKFLSNEERENVSQLLTSRLRKFTRQLSRDKSEFHLLNLQPITVPGNKTQLKWTKVGTIKGGGRDVRLETIIWPGGGIIPAYLDQMGAGDGIPAYRIVTALSPPFVMATSLQEGLCLRGIACRQGDETVCCYGLSMDLLSLIARELRFRFELYVAQDGLFGRRIGISGKWNGIVGELTSGKAQLAFAPLSVSARRAEVVDFTTPYFFSGVSFLAAPQRKSEIPLLAFLLPFSTELWIAVFTSLNITAMAVAVYEWFSPFGLNPWGRQRSKNFSIASALWVMWGLLCGHLVAFKAPKSWPNKFLINVWGGFSVIFVASYTANIAALIAGLFFHSAVSNYHDRSLLSQRVGAPKASAAEYYVQRANRQLWSHMSRYSLANVEEGVEKLRNGTLDILIADTPILDYYRATDNGCILQKIGDTINEDTYAVALAKGHPLKESISRAIANYTSNGLLDILQEKWYGGLPCIRGREGMDTGLDPETGGQPRPLGVASVAGVFCLLGLGVVLGAVILAGEHLFYRYTLPRLRHRPRSSIWRSRNVMFFSQKLYRFINCVELVSPHHAARELVHTLRQGQITSLFQKSVKRKEHEQRRRRKSKAQFFEMIQEIRRVQQEEKTETVSKDAESRRVAKKDDKTSKGRERSRSKSPLMPRSPKRTEKSRSSTNLSGSRLGLSPISLEEPMRPIEFTLSNTNLRARSPLETVGRRLSHGDGGSPPPRLGSHFGGSANLRPQVPVRGDSLGGGATTPRPSRSPAKRGQSFPVFATLRPPHSSGVQRSKSPLLSPNSELTNAIGRKLSREWGASNIDLRISSVAETEPVIGTGPEQETTLIIERSVPELKQEEIQVAKKPVRRARSHETRESAKHSIDLPSPRMNVQPVVGGRSVSERTKKQLESELKAILSARAHHRDLHPP
- the LOC124181596 gene encoding uncharacterized protein LOC124181596 isoform X2; amino-acid sequence: MHPSSSRIFFLLLFAAFGNRHVACTPDAEKLGSGNKVRLRAPYLPWRLVICLTQPQNPLKMDIQKIWEDARLESTQGKMEVSYVEATAPTTTDSLSYPLALLDKFCTAVEGGRTILSIVIGGGPAARFLITTATFLNVPTLWLPSSHRDFLRQGKKEKFESRLGTGAEEMGAAAAALMHKANWHAFTLLIDVTLLPINQLLLADLSILTPRSVIHLPADDQTLRKRLRRVAEGGSTGGVLVMACDLSTARRIIAAGNKYGMLAGRFLWLWLDLKMELKPNEPSLPISSSTHNARSTVKLNTDDIKHIDIHTNFRLEDDIHLHTLPNLANDVHRLQEFRWKEDLHLTSRAERSIKMKEHEDTKADDKELNSKMVMPIGMLVLRSGSMKINSGDITLTRMLRDTSEALDQTIFETRPKLARLRDAQWKDYFVPSCFARPDAKFLSNEERENVSQLLTSRLRKFTRQLSRDKSEFHLLNLQPITVPGNKTQLKWTKVGTIKGGGRDVRLETIIWPGGGIIPAYLDQMGAGDGIPAYRIVTALSPPFVMATSLQEGLCLRGIACRQGDETVCCYGLSMDLLSLIARELRFRFELYVAQDGLFGRRIGISGKWNGIVGELTSGKAQLAFAPLSVSARRAEVVDFTTPYFFSGVSFLAAPQRKSEIPLLAFLLPFSTELWIAVFTSLNITAMAVAVYEWFSPFGLNPWGRQRSKNFSIASALWVMWGLLCGHLVAFKAPKSWPNKFLINVWGGFSVIFVASYTANIAALIAGLFFHSAVSNYHDRSLLSQRVGAPKASAAEYYVQRANRQLWSHMSRYSLANVEEGVEKLRNGTLDILIADTPILDYYRATDNGCILQKIGDTINEDTYAVALAKGHPLKESISRAIANYTSNGLLDILQEKWYGGLPCIRGREGMDTGLDPETGGQPRPLGVASVAGVFCLLGLGVVLGAVILAGEHLFYRYTLPRLRHRPRSSIWRSRNVMFFSQKLYRFINCVELVSPHHAARELVHTLRQGQITSLFQKSVKREHEQRRRRKSKAQFFEMIQEIRRVQQEEKTETVSKDAESRRVAKKDDKTSKGRERSRSKSPLMPRSPKRTEKSRSSTNLSGSRLGLSPISLEEPMRPIEFTLSNTNLRARSPLETVGRRLSHGDGGSPPPRLGSHFGGSANLRPQVPVRGDSLGGGATTPRPSRSPAKRGQSFPVFATLRPPHSSGVQRSKSPLLSPNSELTNAIGRKLSREWGASNIDLRISSVAETEPVIGTGPEQETTLIIERSVPELKQEEIQVAKKPVRRARSHETRESAKHSIDLPSPRMNVQPVVGGRSVSERTKKQLESELKAILSARAHHRDLHPP